A genomic region of Candidatus Dormiibacterota bacterium contains the following coding sequences:
- a CDS encoding NAD-binding protein: protein MHSPPVNPLKRFRLPLLVLTLVFCYGTIGYMVLLRWNFVDSLFMVLTTVTTVGYEEVHPLGEGGRVFTMTVIVLGVGTMLYTLGILAETLIEGHLGRYARMRGMERRIAGLNDHFIVCGYGRMGTRVAQEFRQLDTPFVVVESNLEPLERLRASDLLYVEGDAASDDALLKAGILRAKGLVTAVDSDERNVFITLTARSLNPALLIVARSSYQDSTEKLRRAGANQVVSPYLMGAHRMAALAVRPVAVDVLDTVLHGENIDLVIEELLVESGSKVLGRTLADSGIKEAGANVLAIRKRSGQLRINPPDTQVLESDDLLVAIGTRKQMSAAERLL from the coding sequence ATCCACTCACCGCCAGTCAACCCGCTAAAGCGCTTTCGGCTGCCGCTCCTCGTCCTAACCCTGGTCTTCTGTTACGGGACGATCGGCTACATGGTGCTTCTGCGCTGGAATTTCGTCGACTCCCTCTTCATGGTCCTCACCACCGTGACGACGGTCGGCTACGAGGAAGTCCATCCGCTCGGCGAGGGCGGCCGGGTCTTCACCATGACGGTCATCGTCCTCGGCGTGGGGACCATGCTCTACACGCTCGGCATCCTCGCCGAAACGCTCATCGAAGGACACCTCGGCCGGTACGCTAGGATGCGCGGCATGGAACGCCGGATCGCCGGCCTGAACGACCACTTCATCGTCTGCGGATACGGCCGGATGGGAACGCGAGTCGCCCAGGAGTTTCGGCAGCTGGACACGCCCTTTGTCGTCGTCGAGAGCAATCTCGAACCACTCGAGCGGCTGCGGGCGAGTGACCTGCTCTATGTCGAGGGGGACGCCGCCTCGGACGACGCCTTGCTCAAGGCCGGCATCCTGCGCGCCAAGGGATTGGTCACCGCGGTCGACTCCGACGAGCGGAACGTCTTCATCACCCTTACCGCCCGGTCGCTGAATCCAGCCCTGCTGATCGTCGCCCGCTCCTCGTACCAGGACTCGACCGAGAAGCTGCGGCGCGCTGGCGCCAACCAGGTGGTCTCTCCCTACCTGATGGGCGCCCACCGGATGGCAGCGCTGGCGGTTCGGCCGGTGGCGGTGGACGTCCTCGATACGGTGCTTCACGGCGAGAACATCGACCTGGTCATCGAGGAGTTGCTGGTGGAATCCGGCTCCAAGGTGCTGGGCCGCACGCTCGCCGACTCGGGGATCAAAGAGGCTGGCGCCAACGTGCTGGCCATTCGCAAGCGCAGCGGGCAGCTGCGCATCAACCCACCAGAC
- a CDS encoding glycosyltransferase: protein MKPLAIVSLHASPVAALGAGENGGMNVYVRAVCEELSRRGIATEVFTRRSTAQGPDRIRLAERSWVTRLAVGPAEDIEKGRLFDLLPDFSEAILHEQRRRRVAFSLVHSHYWLSGWVASRLRDEWSLPWFHTFHTLARVKNEMAAEGAIVEPEHRIAVEQAIVRNCDHLIASSVQEADDLIRLYGASRNRLSVVAPGVDLQVFTERPTGALRKRLGLGDAGVVVFAGRLERLKGAETVIRAMAHLVADRAQPEPPILLVIGDDSQNGASESRLSGGERARLVALADSLGISKQIRFLGSVDQPALAGYLSLASVCVVPSYSESFGLVALEAAACGTPVVAARVGGLPTIVKDGLTGYTLVSHDPAQYAERIGRLLADEELRRCFSRRSRLVATQFSWKETVDRLVAEYTAHPQPVLRPAVAG from the coding sequence TTGAAACCGCTCGCGATCGTCAGCCTGCATGCCTCGCCGGTCGCCGCCCTGGGAGCCGGCGAAAACGGCGGGATGAATGTCTACGTGCGGGCGGTCTGCGAGGAGCTGAGCCGGCGCGGGATCGCGACCGAGGTTTTCACGCGGCGCTCGACTGCGCAGGGGCCGGACCGGATCCGGCTGGCCGAGCGGAGCTGGGTGACGCGCTTGGCTGTGGGGCCCGCGGAGGATATCGAGAAGGGGCGGCTGTTCGATCTGCTCCCCGACTTCAGCGAAGCCATTTTGCACGAGCAGCGGCGCCGCCGGGTTGCATTCAGCCTGGTCCACAGCCACTACTGGCTCTCTGGCTGGGTCGCCTCCCGTCTGCGCGATGAGTGGAGCCTGCCATGGTTCCACACCTTCCATACCCTGGCGCGCGTCAAGAACGAGATGGCCGCGGAGGGGGCGATCGTCGAGCCGGAGCATCGGATCGCCGTGGAGCAGGCGATCGTGCGCAACTGCGATCACCTGATCGCTTCCAGCGTGCAGGAGGCCGATGACCTGATTCGTCTCTATGGCGCGTCGCGCAACCGGCTGAGCGTGGTCGCCCCGGGCGTCGATCTCCAGGTCTTCACGGAACGGCCGACCGGAGCGCTTCGCAAGCGCCTGGGTCTGGGGGACGCTGGCGTGGTCGTCTTCGCCGGACGGCTCGAGCGTCTCAAGGGCGCCGAAACCGTGATTCGGGCGATGGCGCACCTCGTCGCCGACCGCGCCCAGCCGGAACCACCGATCCTACTGGTGATCGGAGACGACAGCCAGAACGGCGCGAGTGAGAGCCGGTTGAGCGGAGGCGAACGGGCCCGCCTGGTAGCGCTGGCCGACTCGCTTGGTATCAGCAAGCAGATCCGGTTCCTTGGGTCGGTGGACCAGCCGGCGCTGGCCGGCTATCTCAGCCTGGCGTCGGTGTGCGTCGTCCCCTCCTACAGCGAGTCGTTCGGGCTGGTCGCGCTCGAGGCGGCCGCCTGCGGCACGCCGGTGGTGGCGGCTCGGGTCGGCGGTCTCCCCACCATCGTCAAGGACGGCCTGACCGGCTACACGCTGGTTTCCCACGATCCCGCGCAGTACGCCGAGCGCATCGGTCGCCTGCTCGCCGACGAGGAACTGCGCCGGTGCTTCAGCCGCCGCAGCCGTCTGGTCGCCACCCAGTTCTCCTGGAAGGAGACCGTCGACCGGTTAGTCGCCGAATACACGGCCCATCCCCAGCCGGTTCTCCGTCCCGCCGTCGCCGGCTAG
- a CDS encoding TetR/AcrR family transcriptional regulator, giving the protein MPDQTKERIVDAAYRTLVKRGYHETSMKDIAAEAGVAPGLAHYYFETKEDLLVAAIEHACEPLMGVWQQAGVNPTGPLPEDADPIMVARMGFELAKEELKTYRGLFLLTFDMFGVGLHNAKIAAAVRSFIEERRAFIARITQGVIAGMADPPVASADAIAAAIWGSLHGIYLQKVMNPEFDAEAAIDALSEITIAFATRPPVSLEVG; this is encoded by the coding sequence GTGCCTGACCAGACCAAGGAACGGATCGTTGACGCCGCGTACCGCACGCTCGTCAAGCGCGGCTACCACGAGACCTCGATGAAGGACATCGCGGCCGAAGCCGGAGTGGCGCCGGGGTTGGCGCACTACTACTTCGAGACCAAGGAAGACCTGCTGGTCGCGGCCATCGAACACGCCTGCGAGCCCCTGATGGGGGTCTGGCAACAGGCCGGGGTGAACCCCACCGGACCGCTCCCGGAGGACGCCGACCCGATAATGGTTGCCCGCATGGGGTTCGAGCTCGCGAAAGAGGAGCTCAAGACCTACCGAGGCCTCTTCCTGCTGACCTTCGACATGTTCGGCGTTGGGCTGCACAACGCCAAGATCGCGGCGGCGGTCCGTAGCTTCATCGAGGAGCGGCGCGCCTTCATCGCGCGCATCACCCAGGGCGTGATCGCCGGCATGGCTGACCCGCCGGTTGCGTCGGCCGATGCAATCGCGGCCGCCATCTGGGGAAGCCTGCATGGCATCTACCTGCAGAAGGTGATGAATCCTGAGTTCGACGCCGAGGCGGCGATCGACGCATTGAGCGAGATCACGATCGCCTTTGCAACCAGACCGCCGGTTTCGCTGGAGGTGGGCTGA